A genomic region of Chlorobaculum parvum NCIB 8327 contains the following coding sequences:
- a CDS encoding GNAT family N-acetyltransferase, translating into MSIEIRRVNTRHERKQFIKFAWKIYRKDPELNRNWVPPVVSDYMKTLDTEKYPLYEHADLAMFTAWKEGIMVGTIAAIQNRRHNEIHQDKVGFWGFFECIDDQKVADALFEAAAMWLKSKGLDTMRGPVSPSMNDQCGMLTKGYDSPPVFLMLYNPPYYNELCLNSGHKIGQELLAWYIDQKMIDITRLSRIAQHVLKREGLSVRDLDMKRFDSEIEKIREIYNKAWEKNWGFVPMTDKEFDFMAKSLKPLADPHFIYFVEDKDGKTIGFSLSLPDINQALKHVNGNPFTPWGLVKYLWYKRNISTYRTITMGVLPEYRNKGIDSIMNARISEYGGKHGLFASEMSWVLKSNEAMSKLAKVIGGIPYKEYVIYEKAI; encoded by the coding sequence ATGAGCATCGAAATCAGGCGCGTCAATACCAGGCATGAGCGGAAGCAGTTCATCAAGTTTGCGTGGAAAATCTATCGCAAAGATCCGGAGCTGAATCGTAACTGGGTGCCGCCGGTCGTGTCGGATTACATGAAGACTCTCGATACTGAAAAGTACCCCCTCTACGAACATGCCGACCTGGCCATGTTCACCGCATGGAAGGAGGGCATCATGGTTGGAACGATTGCTGCCATTCAGAACCGCCGTCACAACGAGATTCATCAGGATAAGGTTGGTTTCTGGGGCTTTTTCGAGTGCATTGACGACCAGAAAGTGGCTGACGCCCTTTTCGAAGCGGCCGCCATGTGGCTCAAGAGCAAAGGGCTCGATACAATGCGGGGCCCGGTGAGCCCGTCGATGAACGATCAGTGCGGTATGCTCACCAAAGGCTACGACAGCCCGCCGGTGTTCCTGATGCTTTACAATCCTCCCTACTACAACGAACTTTGCCTGAACAGCGGCCACAAGATTGGCCAGGAGTTGCTTGCCTGGTATATCGACCAGAAGATGATCGATATCACCCGCCTGAGCCGCATCGCGCAGCACGTACTGAAGCGCGAGGGGTTGAGCGTCCGGGATCTCGACATGAAGCGCTTCGACAGTGAGATCGAAAAGATCAGGGAGATTTACAACAAGGCCTGGGAGAAGAACTGGGGCTTCGTGCCTATGACAGACAAAGAGTTCGATTTCATGGCCAAGAGCCTCAAACCGCTGGCTGATCCCCATTTCATTTATTTCGTGGAAGACAAGGATGGCAAAACCATCGGCTTCTCGCTTTCCCTGCCCGACATCAATCAGGCGCTCAAGCATGTGAACGGCAATCCTTTCACGCCGTGGGGGCTGGTCAAGTATCTCTGGTACAAGCGCAATATCTCCACATACCGTACCATTACGATGGGGGTGTTGCCTGAATACCGCAACAAGGGTATCGACAGCATCATGAACGCGCGTATTTCGGAATATGGCGGCAAACACGGCCTGTTCGCCAGCGAGATGAGCTGGGTGCTCAAGTCCAACGAAGCCATGAGCAAGCTCGCCAAGGTCATTGGCGGCATACCCTACAAAGAGTATGTGATCTATGAAAAGGCGATCTGA
- a CDS encoding YgaP family membrane protein, whose protein sequence is MNIDRVVYAVAGFFILASVLLSQYHDIRWLWFTGFVGLNLFQAAFTGFCPLAKVLKALGVEPGQAFK, encoded by the coding sequence ATGAATATCGATAGAGTTGTCTATGCCGTGGCCGGATTTTTTATTCTGGCCAGTGTTCTTCTTTCTCAATACCATGATATTCGCTGGCTCTGGTTCACCGGATTTGTGGGTCTGAACCTTTTCCAGGCAGCATTTACCGGCTTCTGTCCCCTTGCCAAAGTTCTCAAGGCGCTTGGCGTGGAGCCCGGGCAGGCGTTTAAATAA
- a CDS encoding 3-deoxy-7-phosphoheptulonate synthase, with the protein MQQLQDLRVSNIITLSAPRELKEKLPVTEHIADTVFQARREVEDILTGKDSRMLVIVGPCSIHDIDAAKEYATRLLSLREELKEQFCIVMRVYFEKPRTTVGWKGFINDPHLNDTYDIEHGLYHARKLLLELNKLGLPAATEFLDPITPQYVADLISWAAIGARTIESQTHRQMASGLSMPVGFKNSTDGRLQVAIDAIHSAMHQHSFLGIDQNGRSSVITTKGNPFGHLVLRGGSKGPNYDAENVTRAEKQLQKAKLSPYLLVDCSHANSGKKFGNQVKVWEDILAQKENGNKSIAGVMIESNICSGNQPIPDNREELQYGVSITDECVSWEETAKMLRDGADFMKRISATV; encoded by the coding sequence ATGCAGCAATTACAGGATTTACGAGTTTCAAATATCATCACGCTCTCTGCGCCTCGGGAACTGAAGGAGAAGTTGCCCGTGACCGAGCATATCGCCGATACGGTTTTTCAGGCAAGGCGTGAAGTAGAGGATATTCTTACTGGCAAGGACTCGAGGATGCTGGTCATCGTCGGGCCCTGTTCCATCCATGACATCGATGCAGCCAAGGAGTATGCTACCCGGCTTCTTTCCTTGCGTGAAGAGCTCAAGGAGCAGTTCTGCATCGTGATGCGTGTCTATTTTGAAAAGCCGAGAACAACGGTTGGATGGAAAGGCTTTATCAACGATCCTCATCTGAACGATACCTATGATATCGAGCATGGGCTCTACCATGCGCGCAAGCTGCTGCTCGAGTTGAACAAGCTGGGTTTGCCGGCGGCAACCGAGTTTCTGGACCCCATTACGCCACAGTACGTGGCTGACCTGATCAGTTGGGCCGCTATCGGTGCCCGTACGATCGAGTCGCAGACCCACCGCCAGATGGCGAGCGGCCTTTCGATGCCGGTTGGTTTCAAGAATTCAACCGATGGACGGCTTCAGGTGGCCATCGACGCGATTCATTCGGCGATGCACCAGCACAGTTTCCTGGGGATCGATCAGAACGGCAGGAGCAGTGTTATTACCACCAAGGGAAATCCTTTTGGTCATCTCGTGCTGCGCGGCGGATCGAAAGGGCCTAATTACGATGCCGAGAATGTTACCAGAGCTGAAAAGCAGCTTCAGAAAGCCAAGCTTTCACCTTACTTGCTTGTCGATTGCAGCCATGCCAATTCCGGCAAGAAGTTCGGTAATCAGGTCAAGGTCTGGGAGGATATTCTTGCCCAGAAGGAGAACGGCAACAAGAGCATTGCAGGTGTTATGATCGAAAGCAACATCTGTTCCGGGAACCAGCCGATTCCGGACAACCGTGAAGAGTTACAGTATGGCGTCTCCATTACCGACGAGTGCGTCTCCTGGGAGGAGACTGCCAAGATGCTTCGCGATGGTGCTGATTTTATGAAGCGCATCAGCGCGACGGTTTAA
- a CDS encoding ArsA family ATPase has translation MRNIIFTGKGGVGKTSVAAATALRAADMGYKTLIMSTDPAHSLGDSLDVELGPSPVKITENLWGQEVSVFGDLNLNWDVVREHFAHLMASRGIEGVYAEEMGVLPGMEELFSLSYIKRYNEEQKDFDLLVVDCAPTGETLRLLSLPETFGWFIKFIRNVEKYMVKPMIRPLSKKVKKLDDFVAPEEVYEKVDNLFSSTEGIIDLLADGTKTTMRLVMNPEKMVIKESMRALTYLNLYGITVDRITINRVMPDKSPDPYFQQWRGIQQKYIDQINDAFAPIPVAEVPLFNNEVVGLEMLRKVGEKVYGDDNPLDVFFKENPINVIKNSEGHYTVRVKLPFMENMGLEPKIMKLGDDLTIRIGDYQKIVALPIFLAGMESTGASFEGGWLNIEFTKE, from the coding sequence ATGCGTAATATCATTTTCACCGGCAAGGGTGGCGTCGGCAAAACTTCAGTTGCAGCAGCGACAGCCCTGAGAGCAGCAGATATGGGTTACAAAACCCTCATCATGTCTACCGACCCGGCCCATAGCCTCGGTGACTCTCTCGATGTAGAACTTGGCCCCTCTCCCGTTAAAATCACGGAGAACCTCTGGGGTCAGGAGGTCAGCGTTTTCGGTGACCTTAACCTGAACTGGGATGTAGTCAGGGAGCATTTCGCCCACCTCATGGCTTCGCGTGGTATCGAGGGCGTTTATGCTGAAGAGATGGGTGTTCTTCCGGGTATGGAGGAGCTCTTCTCACTTTCGTATATCAAGCGCTACAACGAGGAGCAGAAGGATTTCGATCTTCTGGTGGTTGACTGCGCTCCGACCGGTGAGACCCTCAGGCTGCTTTCGCTGCCCGAGACCTTCGGCTGGTTTATCAAGTTCATCCGCAACGTCGAGAAGTACATGGTCAAGCCGATGATTCGACCGCTCTCCAAGAAGGTCAAGAAGCTCGACGATTTCGTCGCTCCCGAAGAGGTGTACGAGAAAGTCGACAACCTGTTCTCTTCGACCGAGGGCATTATCGATCTTTTGGCCGATGGCACCAAAACCACCATGCGCCTTGTGATGAACCCGGAGAAGATGGTCATCAAGGAGTCGATGCGTGCGCTGACCTACCTGAACCTCTACGGTATCACGGTCGACAGAATCACCATCAACCGAGTCATGCCCGACAAGAGCCCCGACCCGTACTTCCAGCAGTGGCGTGGCATCCAGCAGAAATATATCGACCAGATCAACGATGCCTTCGCACCGATTCCGGTTGCTGAAGTACCGCTGTTCAACAACGAGGTGGTCGGTCTGGAGATGCTCCGCAAGGTTGGCGAGAAGGTCTATGGAGACGACAACCCGCTGGATGTCTTCTTCAAGGAGAACCCGATCAACGTCATCAAGAACTCCGAAGGCCACTACACGGTTCGCGTCAAGCTGCCGTTCATGGAGAACATGGGCCTTGAGCCGAAAATCATGAAGCTCGGCGATGACCTGACCATCCGTATCGGTGACTATCAGAAGATTGTGGCGCTTCCGATCTTCCTGGCCGGCATGGAGTCTACCGGTGCTTCGTTCGAGGGCGGCTGGCTCAATATCGAGTTTACCAAGGAGTAA
- a CDS encoding lytic transglycosylase domain-containing protein, producing the protein MKNFLQSGFFLFCVIVQIACFRSDAFGEQYYSVPEMRASRVNAMLDSLVRTTYVQPDRFYSERTASGGDVFPEEFIPQFTDSVYVSRIAGLARKSRFNLVYNQHVKGFIRVYAVDKRKAVSKVLGLTSIYFPLFEEKLREYNIPPEMKYLPIVESALNSTAVSRAGARGLWQFMSGTGRMYGLQTSSFIEDRYDPTKATVAACEHLNDLYDMFGDWFLVLAAYNAGAGNVRKAIRKAGGARDFWEIFPYLPQETRGYVPAFIAVNYVMNFYSDHNIKSVEPSYRYSETERVPVRTALTFEQLHETIGVPMEDLAFLNPQYTAGLIPSPESVPNMIRLNRRHAQMFRDKERDIYAYRPELVAEKERQYAMARSTECQKEVVSQSRRSGRKVHVVRQGGSLSKIARRYGCSVSQLISWNNLKSSTLKPGQKLVVFKSVSGDRG; encoded by the coding sequence GTGAAGAACTTTCTGCAGTCAGGGTTTTTTCTTTTCTGCGTCATCGTGCAGATTGCATGCTTCCGCTCCGATGCGTTTGGGGAGCAATATTACAGCGTTCCGGAGATGCGGGCTTCGCGGGTGAATGCCATGCTCGACAGCCTGGTGCGCACCACCTATGTGCAGCCCGACCGTTTTTATTCTGAAAGAACTGCCTCGGGTGGTGATGTTTTTCCCGAAGAGTTCATCCCTCAGTTCACCGATTCTGTTTACGTTTCCAGGATTGCCGGGCTTGCCAGAAAAAGCAGGTTCAATCTGGTCTATAATCAGCACGTCAAAGGCTTTATCCGCGTCTATGCGGTGGATAAGCGGAAGGCCGTTTCAAAAGTACTTGGCCTGACCAGCATCTATTTCCCGTTGTTCGAGGAGAAGCTCCGCGAGTACAATATTCCTCCGGAGATGAAGTATCTGCCCATTGTGGAGTCTGCGCTGAATTCTACCGCTGTTTCCCGTGCAGGAGCGCGGGGGCTGTGGCAGTTCATGAGTGGCACGGGCAGGATGTATGGCCTGCAAACCTCGTCGTTCATCGAAGACCGCTACGATCCCACCAAGGCGACGGTTGCCGCGTGTGAACATCTCAACGATCTTTACGACATGTTCGGCGACTGGTTTCTGGTGCTTGCAGCATACAACGCCGGTGCCGGTAATGTGAGGAAGGCAATCAGGAAGGCAGGTGGAGCCCGCGATTTCTGGGAGATATTCCCGTACCTTCCGCAGGAAACGCGGGGATACGTTCCGGCTTTCATTGCCGTGAATTATGTGATGAACTTCTACAGCGACCACAATATCAAGTCGGTAGAGCCCAGCTATCGCTATTCGGAGACCGAACGGGTACCGGTCAGGACTGCTCTTACCTTCGAGCAGCTCCACGAAACCATCGGTGTGCCGATGGAGGACTTGGCATTTCTGAATCCGCAGTACACGGCCGGCCTGATTCCTTCGCCAGAATCAGTACCGAACATGATTCGCCTGAACAGGCGCCATGCACAGATGTTCCGGGATAAAGAACGGGATATTTACGCTTACCGTCCGGAACTGGTGGCTGAAAAGGAGCGTCAGTATGCGATGGCGCGCAGCACCGAATGCCAGAAGGAGGTTGTCAGTCAAAGCCGCCGCAGTGGCCGCAAAGTGCATGTGGTCAGGCAGGGAGGCTCACTTTCAAAGATTGCCCGCAGATATGGCTGTTCTGTCAGTCAGCTCATTTCCTGGAATAATCTGAAAAGTTCTACGCTGAAACCGGGCCAGAAGCTCGTGGTCTTTAAGTCTGTTTCGGGTGACAGGGGATGA
- the truA gene encoding tRNA pseudouridine(38-40) synthase TruA, whose amino-acid sequence MRTIRMQIEYDGTDYSGWQRQPGDVVTVQGEIERVLGRITQEPVSIDGAGRTDRGVHARGQVASFAVASEMPLGRMMHSANSLLPSTIRITSMRQVPESFHARFSATSREYRYVLLERPSAIDSRFAGCSHGKPDVVLMNRLAAMLVGTHDFAAFSKETPDQQGTLCTVTEARWYRSGRFHVFRIEANRFLRSMVRFLVAGMIEVGMGRLSEEEFSRMLVDGGRPASLVPADPAGLFLWKVRY is encoded by the coding sequence ATGAGAACCATCAGGATGCAGATCGAGTACGACGGCACCGATTACTCGGGGTGGCAGCGGCAGCCGGGTGACGTAGTGACCGTGCAGGGCGAGATCGAGCGCGTGCTCGGACGCATCACGCAGGAACCGGTGAGCATCGATGGCGCAGGCCGAACCGACAGGGGAGTGCACGCGCGCGGGCAGGTAGCGAGCTTTGCGGTCGCTTCGGAAATGCCACTTGGACGCATGATGCACTCGGCCAACTCGCTGTTGCCTTCGACGATTCGCATCACCTCCATGCGGCAAGTGCCGGAGTCGTTCCACGCGCGCTTCAGCGCTACCTCGCGGGAGTACCGCTACGTTCTGCTCGAACGTCCCTCGGCCATCGACTCCCGCTTCGCCGGGTGCTCGCACGGCAAGCCGGATGTGGTTTTGATGAACCGGCTGGCGGCGATGCTGGTCGGAACCCATGATTTCGCAGCCTTCTCGAAAGAGACCCCTGACCAGCAGGGAACGCTTTGCACGGTCACGGAGGCGCGCTGGTACCGCTCTGGGCGATTCCACGTTTTCCGCATCGAGGCGAACCGTTTTCTCCGCAGCATGGTGCGCTTTCTTGTCGCCGGGATGATCGAGGTTGGGATGGGGCGGCTTAGCGAAGAGGAGTTCTCCCGGATGCTTGTCGATGGAGGGCGCCCCGCGTCGCTGGTTCCTGCCGATCCTGCCGGGCTTTTTCTCTGGAAGGTTCGGTATTGA
- a CDS encoding alpha-amylase family glycosyl hydrolase, translating into MTIPSLDLLLASLATADRSSYSHRYAVPNLWHNGTTGVSMVDPVDYYGDTLNAIRNAPPCALNTGPDDADWSASATVYNLFVRYDAAFDHNLDGHIGTDALPEGFRETGTLLKAIAMLPYIQRMGVNTLYLLPLTSIGAVNRKGSLGSPYAIKNQYKLDETLGEPVLDLSLETQLRALVEASHHLGMRVVFEFVFRTASIDSDWIEKHPEWFYWIKSGESLPPYSAPAFEDDKLTRIYEQVDKHDFHELPEPDETYRNRFVPAPEKLTLGANGYTGTTDDGGECVIASAFSDWPPDDRQPPWTDVTYLKLHDSPRFNYIAYNTIRMYDEALEQPEFRAMKLWREITGIIPHYRKEFGIDGAMIDMGHALPPELKASIVAEARKGAPEFAFWDENFDPSPKLKEEGFNAVFGSLPFVIHDVLFIKGLLNFLNRNGVAIPFFATGENHNTPRVCHNLAGKEAGRRRSLFLFTLGAVLPAMPFIHSGMEICEWHPVNLGLNFTDDDRQRFPAETLPLFAPAACDWAKTNGLDPLCDDIRKVLDIRQQYFDLIRCGDKGSITQPYISDLQLLTVMRKSGGKNLVFVGNSNFEEPVTGTMEFGQQEMEFEELITGRTLTVSDHKLVIDFAPGQCVLFELPGTDEE; encoded by the coding sequence TTGACAATACCATCCCTCGACCTGCTTCTCGCATCACTGGCAACAGCTGACCGCAGCAGCTATTCGCACCGATATGCCGTGCCGAACCTCTGGCACAACGGCACAACCGGCGTGTCAATGGTCGATCCGGTTGACTACTACGGCGACACGCTCAACGCCATCCGAAATGCGCCGCCTTGCGCCCTGAACACCGGGCCGGACGATGCCGACTGGAGCGCTTCGGCAACGGTGTACAACCTTTTCGTCAGGTACGATGCCGCGTTCGATCACAACCTGGACGGGCACATCGGCACGGATGCGCTGCCGGAGGGATTCCGCGAAACCGGCACGCTGCTCAAGGCAATCGCGATGCTGCCGTATATCCAGCGAATGGGCGTCAACACGCTCTACCTCCTGCCGCTGACCAGCATCGGGGCAGTCAACCGAAAGGGTTCGCTCGGCTCGCCGTATGCGATCAAAAACCAGTACAAGCTCGACGAAACCCTCGGTGAACCGGTGCTCGACCTGTCGCTTGAAACGCAGCTCAGAGCGCTCGTCGAAGCGTCACACCACCTCGGCATGAGGGTCGTCTTCGAGTTCGTTTTCCGCACGGCATCAATCGACAGCGACTGGATCGAAAAACATCCCGAGTGGTTCTACTGGATCAAATCCGGCGAGAGCCTGCCGCCCTACAGTGCTCCGGCATTCGAGGACGACAAGCTGACGCGCATCTACGAGCAGGTGGACAAGCACGACTTCCACGAGCTTCCTGAACCGGATGAGACGTACCGCAACCGCTTCGTCCCGGCTCCGGAGAAGCTCACACTCGGTGCGAACGGCTACACCGGCACGACCGATGACGGCGGTGAATGCGTCATCGCGAGCGCCTTCTCGGACTGGCCGCCGGACGACCGCCAGCCACCGTGGACCGACGTCACCTATTTGAAGTTGCACGATTCGCCGCGTTTTAACTACATTGCCTACAACACGATACGGATGTACGACGAGGCGCTCGAACAGCCCGAGTTCCGCGCCATGAAGCTCTGGCGGGAGATTACGGGCATCATTCCGCACTACCGCAAAGAGTTCGGCATCGACGGCGCGATGATCGATATGGGCCATGCCCTGCCGCCGGAACTGAAGGCATCCATCGTGGCTGAAGCTCGCAAAGGTGCGCCAGAGTTTGCCTTCTGGGATGAAAACTTCGACCCGTCGCCGAAGCTGAAGGAGGAGGGGTTCAACGCCGTCTTCGGCTCGTTGCCCTTCGTGATTCACGATGTGCTCTTCATCAAGGGGCTGCTCAACTTCCTGAACCGCAACGGCGTAGCGATCCCGTTTTTCGCCACGGGCGAGAACCACAACACGCCGAGAGTCTGCCATAACCTCGCGGGCAAAGAGGCCGGGCGCCGCCGCTCGCTCTTCCTCTTCACGCTTGGCGCAGTGCTTCCGGCCATGCCGTTCATCCACTCCGGCATGGAAATTTGCGAGTGGCATCCTGTTAACCTCGGCCTGAACTTCACCGACGACGACCGCCAGCGCTTCCCCGCCGAGACGCTGCCGCTCTTCGCGCCCGCTGCCTGCGACTGGGCGAAAACGAATGGCCTCGACCCGCTCTGCGACGACATCCGCAAGGTGCTCGACATCCGGCAGCAGTACTTCGATCTCATCCGCTGCGGCGACAAAGGCTCGATCACGCAGCCCTACATCTCCGATCTGCAGTTGTTGACCGTCATGCGCAAATCGGGTGGCAAAAACCTTGTCTTCGTCGGTAACAGCAACTTCGAAGAGCCGGTCACCGGCACAATGGAGTTCGGTCAGCAAGAGATGGAGTTCGAAGAGCTGATCACCGGGCGAACGCTGACGGTTTCCGATCACAAGCTCGTGATCGATTTCGCTCCCGGTCAGTGTGTGCTGTTCGAACTACCCGGCACGGATGAAGAGTAA
- a CDS encoding carbohydrate kinase family protein: MSLLVIGSLAFDDIETPFGRSDNTLGGSSTYIALSASYFTDEPIKMVGVVGSDSGKEHFDLLHSKNIDTKGIQVIEDGKTFRWAGRYHYDMNTRDTLDTQLNVFAEFDPHVPTQYRDAKYVCLGNIDPELQLKVLDQITDPELVVCDTMNFWIEGKPEELKKVLARVDVFIVNDSEARLLSGEPNLVKTARIIREMGPKTLIIKKGEHGALLFTDNGIFAAPAFPLESIYDPTGAGDTFAGGFIGHLARCGNTSEAEMRKAVLYGSAMASFCVEQFGPYRYNDLNLLEVDDRYQSFLELSRIEA; the protein is encoded by the coding sequence ATGTCACTTCTCGTCATTGGATCCCTCGCTTTCGACGACATCGAAACTCCTTTTGGCCGTTCTGACAACACCCTCGGCGGCTCTTCGACCTACATCGCGCTGTCGGCCAGTTACTTCACCGACGAACCGATCAAAATGGTCGGCGTCGTGGGTTCCGATTCCGGAAAAGAGCACTTCGACCTGCTCCACTCCAAGAACATCGACACCAAGGGCATCCAGGTCATCGAGGATGGCAAAACCTTCCGCTGGGCGGGCCGTTACCACTACGACATGAACACCCGTGACACGCTCGACACGCAGCTGAACGTCTTCGCCGAGTTCGACCCGCATGTCCCGACGCAGTACCGCGACGCGAAGTATGTGTGCCTCGGCAACATCGATCCCGAGTTGCAGCTCAAAGTGCTCGACCAGATCACCGACCCGGAGCTGGTCGTCTGCGACACCATGAACTTCTGGATCGAAGGCAAACCCGAGGAGCTGAAAAAAGTGCTCGCACGTGTGGACGTCTTCATCGTCAACGATAGCGAAGCCCGCCTGCTCTCCGGCGAACCGAATCTGGTCAAGACCGCCCGCATCATCCGCGAGATGGGTCCGAAAACCCTCATCATCAAAAAGGGCGAACACGGTGCCCTGCTCTTCACCGACAACGGTATTTTCGCAGCTCCGGCCTTCCCGCTCGAATCGATCTACGACCCGACCGGCGCTGGCGACACCTTCGCAGGCGGCTTCATCGGCCACCTGGCCCGCTGCGGCAACACCAGCGAAGCCGAGATGCGCAAAGCCGTGCTCTACGGCAGCGCGATGGCCAGCTTCTGCGTGGAGCAGTTCGGCCCATACCGCTACAACGATCTCAACCTGCTCGAAGTAGACGACCGCTACCAGAGCTTCCTAGAACTGTCGCGCATAGAGGCGTAA